Proteins from a genomic interval of Lycium ferocissimum isolate CSIRO_LF1 chromosome 2, AGI_CSIRO_Lferr_CH_V1, whole genome shotgun sequence:
- the LOC132047918 gene encoding extensin-like, protein MTDPAAPVSTGLENIVISNDPPETSEYRNAMQHDEHIARLTQEIEDLRGELNRVRDLTNLSITLPSPLPEPRTGAPNPPRFPSLESPVPEHFPAQNTTPANNNFPPPNPSSVYTPLQSQPTTHVTCTPSQNQPPTYNAYATPNPPPVNPPNQSQVHTPYIPLPTNTNLPPTTTPQNPPNQLPTNTAYNTPPPVQNTPTVQTYPTQRYTRGTSCHS, encoded by the coding sequence ATGACTGATCCAGCCGCACCCGTTTCAACTGGTTTAGAAAACATTGTGATCTCTAACGATCCTCCCGAGACGTCTGAATATAGAAATGCTATGCAACACGACGAACATATCGCCCGCCTAACTCAAGAAATTGAGGACTTACGTGGCGAACTAAATCGGGTTAGGGACCTGACCAACTTATCCATCACACTCCCAAGTCCACTTCCTGAACCCAGAACTGGCGCTCCAAATCCACCTCGCTTTCCATCACTTGAATCTCCAGTCCCTGAACACTTTCCTGCACAAAATACCACACCCGCCAACAACAACTTCCCTCCACCAAATCCATCATCCGTCTACACCCCTCTACAAAGTCAACCAACCACCCACGTTACCTGTACTCCTTCACAAAATCAACCACCTACCTACAATGCCTACGCTACTCCTAATCCACCACCCGTCAACCCGccaaatcaatcacaagttCACACTCCTTATATTCCGTTACCTACCAACACCAATCTGCCACCTACAACTACTCCTCAAAACCCACCAAACCAACTACCTACAAACACCGCTTACAACACACCACCACCAGTCCAAAACACTCCCACTGTCCAAACTTATCCAACCCAAAGATATACAAGGGGCACATCTTGTCACTCCTAA